A genomic stretch from Erigeron canadensis isolate Cc75 chromosome 9, C_canadensis_v1, whole genome shotgun sequence includes:
- the LOC122582204 gene encoding uncharacterized protein LOC122582204: protein MKQPEKKSAPTNNQAMRSVRSQSRDTKLKQEKASQPRKTKNTDTISVSEEVSRNDKVIKSADQESKPNTNLDREEDDGREESDSETVTDSVSSSGDSRATEDEKLESIPVVSQNPEKKDNSEKSSNVQRVKSTKELSASTSKKTATSTNGIGKRSADNNLNGVKVHPKRSSAPSSVSSEGLDDQTCEERKEENILDDNETKEDLDQKIEEMEMRIEKLEEELREVAALEISLYSVAPEHGSSAHKVHTPARRLSRLYIHAAKHYTQGNRATIAKNTASGLVLIAKSCGNDVPRLTFWWSNTIILREIITQAFGSSCQSSSLTRILSPKGSNNKMEGRSKQFNKPDFIEFIDDWQETRAFTSALEKVESWIFSRIVESIWWQTLTPKMQSLGEDTNTNKGIGKLLGTASGNQQQGNFSINLWRIAFHEAFKRLCPVRASGHECGCLPVVARMVMEQCVARLDVAMFNAILRESVHEMPTDPVSDPIVESRILPIQAGELTFGSGAQLKNAVGNWSRWLSDWFGMDSEDEHSTGEDGDLEKNGKGEFKCFHLLNALSDLLMLPKDMLMDRTVRTEVCPSISLPLLKRILCNFTPDEFCPDSVPGAVLEEVNAECLIERRFSGDNSSSFPYAAAPVIYKPPSSTDVSEKVSEASGKSQLSKNSSIVQRKGYTSDEELEELDSPLSSIIDKLPSSPTIARNGNGQHIEQTSRVAVNARYELLREVWLS from the exons ATGAAGCAGCCAGAGAAGAAGAGTGCTCCAACAAATAATCAGGCCATGCGTTCGGTAAGGTCCCAAAGCAGAGATACTAAGCTAAAGCAAGAGAAGGCAAGCCAACCACGGAAAACAAAGAACACAGATACAATTAGTGTGTCTGAGGAAGTATCTCGAAATGATAAAGTAATTAAATCTGCCGATCAAGAGAGTAAGCCAAACACAAATTTAGATAGAGAAGAAGATGATGGGAGGGAAGAATCAGACTCTGAGACCGTAACAGATTCTGTATCCTCCAGTGGGGATTCACGGGCCACAGAAGACGAAAAACTAGAAAGTATTCCAGTAGTTTCACAAAATCCTGAAAAGAAAGATAATTCggaaaaatcatcaaatgtacAAAGAGTGAAATCTACTAAGGAACTTTCTGCTAGCACTTCTAAGAAAACAGCAACCTCTACTAATGGCATAGGAAAACGTTCTGCTGATAATAACTTGAATGGTGTAAAAGTGCATCCAAAACGTTCATCAGCCCCTTCATCAGTGTCCTCTGAAGGATTAGATGACCAAACCTGCGAAGAACGAAAGGAAGAGAATATCTTGGATGAtaatgaaacaaaagaggatTTGGATCAAAAGATCGAAGAAATGGAAATGAGGATCGAGAAACTTGAAGAGGAGCTAAGAGAAGTTGCTGCTCTTGAAATTTCTCTCTATTCAGTAGCTCCAGAGCATGGTAGTTCAGCGCATAAGGTGCATACACCAGCCCGACGCCTTTCTAGACTTTATATACATGCAGCCAAACACTACACTCAAGGAAACCGAGCTACAATTGCTAAGAACACTGCATCAGGGCTGGTTTTGATTGCAAAATCATGTGGCAATGATGTTCCGAG GTTAACGTTCTGGTGGTCAAACACTATCATATTGAGGGAGATTATAACCCAAGCATTTGGCAGTTCCTGTCAATCAAGTTCATTGACTAGAATACTAAGTCCAAAAGgatcaaataataaaatggaAGGCAGAAGTAAACAATTTAATAAACCTGATTTTATCGAGTTCATTGATGATTGGCAAGAAACAAGAGCCTTCACATCTGCACTTGAGAAAGTTGAGTCGTGGATCTTTTCGCGAATTGTAGAGTCTATATGGTGGCAG ACGTTGACTCCTAAAATGCAATCTCTAGGTGAAGATACAAATACTAATAAAGGTATTGGGAAGTTACTAGGAACTGCTTCGGGTAACCAGCAACAAGGAAACTTCTCCATTAATCTATGGAGGATTGCTTTCCATGAAGCTTTCAAGAGACTTTGTCCTGTTCGTGCTAGTGGTCACGAATGTGGTTGCCTCCCAGTGGTGGCAAGAATG GTAATGGAACAATGTGTTGCTAGACTCGATGTAGCCATGTTCAATGCTATACTTCGTGAATCGGTACATGAAATGCCAACTGATCCTGTCTCAGATCCTATTGTTGAATCCAGAATTTTGCCTATACAGGCAGGGGAACTAACTTTTGGTTCTGGTGCACAACTAAAAAATGCG GTTGGCAATTGGTCTAGATGGCTTTCTGATTGGTTTGGGATGGACAGTGAGGATGAGCATAGTACAGGTGAAGACGGTGACTTAGAAAAAAATGGAAAAGGTGAATTCAAATGCTTTCATCTCCTAAATGCATTAAGTGATCTTCTGATGCTACCAAAAGACATGCTTATGGACAGAACCGTTAGAACTGAG GTATGCCCATCAATCAGTCTTCCATTGCTTAAACGAATTCTCTGCAATTTCACTCCAGACGAATTCTGTCCCGATTCAGTTCCCGGTGCTGTATTGGAGGAAGTAAACGCTGAG TGCCTCATAGAGCGTAGGTTCTCTGGAGACAACTCAAGCAGTTTCCCTTACGCGGCTGCACCAGTGATATACAAGCCTCCTTCCTCTACCGATGTTTCTGAAAAGGTGTCAGAGGCTAGTGGAAAATCCCAACTGAGTAAAAACTCATCCATTGTTCAAAGGAAAGGATATACTAGTGATGAGGAACTAGAAGAGCTCGATTCACCACTCAGTTCTATTATTGATAAACTACCTTCATCTCCAACCATTGCTAGAAACGGAAATGGACAGCATATAGAACAAACCAGCCGTGTTGCAGTTAATGCTAGATACGAACTTCTTCGTGAGGTGTGGTTATCATGA
- the LOC122582473 gene encoding uncharacterized protein LOC122582473 translates to MSESREVPRRESPWGRPEGDTRQPVAHRCNDRVEDVVQACFEGNPFKTVPGPFKLFWQCMQSKPGEEPTDPFYYLQLAPPTREVKIE, encoded by the exons atgagtGAGAGTAGAGAAGTGCCAAGGAGAGAGAGTCCATGGGGAAGGCCTGAAGGTGACACGCGTCAACCTGTCGCTCATCGCTGCAACGATCGTGTTGAAGACGTTGTTCAA GCATGTTTTGAAGGAAACCCTTTTAAGACGGTTCCGGGCCCTTTCAAGCTATTCTGGCAATGCATGCAATCTAAACCCGG gGAGGAACCTACCGACCCATTTTACTATTTGCAATTGGCACCCCCAACTAGAGAAGTGAAAATTGAGTAA